The sequence CGGAAGTGGCGATAATAGCTATTTGATAGTTTCTAGATATTAATTAGAATTCAAATATTATATCAATAGAAAAAAATGGATAAGAAAAAGATAGAAAAGGCTATTAAAGATCTTCTTGAAGCAGTTGGAGAAGATCCGAAAAGAGAAGGACTGAAAAATACTCCCCGAAGGGTTGCTGATTTTTATGCGGAAGCCCTTGAGGGTATGAAGGTTAATCCTTTAGATATACTTTCAATTTACTATGAAAAAGAAAATCATGAGGAAATAGTTCTAATAAAAGACATTTCTTTCTATTCAATTTGCGAGCATCATCTTCTCCCGTTTTTTGGAAAAATCAATGTTGCCTACATTCCTAAAAAAGACCGGCTTTTGGGAGTATCAAAACTAATCAGGGTAGTTGACATTTTTGCCAAAAGGTTTCAATTGCAGGAAAGAATGTCAAAACAAATTGTTGATTCAATTATGAAAGCAGCCCAGCCCTACGGAGCGATGGTTGTAATTGAGGCCGAACATCTTTGCATGACTATGAGAGGGGTTAAAAAAACGGGTTCAAAGATGATTACATCAGCGATGAGGGGAATTTTCTTAAGTGATCCAAGAACACGCGCCGAAGCCTTATCGCTATTGAGATAATATGGACGTAAGTATCGTTGAAATAAAAAATGTTATTGATGCTTCCTTGAAAATTGCGAGCATCGGAGCCGATTCATACTCAGTTCCTTTAATGGCTCAAAAAGCGTTCACTACCGCATTAAAACTTCATAAAATTGATAATCGTGCCGCAAATTTAATAAAACAGGAAGCTCTTTCTCTTGGCGCAGAGGCAGCTGTAAACCAGAATATCAGCCGTTTTATTAAAGGAAAATCGGATGTTCTTTTAACGGCGAATTATAAACAGCTTCGCGCTCTTTTGTCAAAATTGTCAGTTCAGCCGTTTGGCCTTAATGCTTTGAGCGAAAAGATGGGACTTGCTCTTTCAAATTATGAAAAAAAGGAATTCAAGTTTAAAAGCGGTTCAAAGATTATTGAGCTTGGATCTCGGCCCAAAGTTATGGGAATAGTTAATGTTACCCCGGATTCTTTTTCAGACGGAGGACTTTTGGGCTCGAGCGAAGAAGCTGTAGAACATGCGTTGCATTTAATAAATGAAGGAGCTGACATCATTGACATAGGAGGAGAATCCTCAAGGCCAGGAGCTATTCCGGTTCAATTAAAAATCGAAAAAGAAAGAGTATTGCCGGTTATAAAAAAACTTGCTAAAAAAACGAAAGTTCCCATTTCAATTGACACATTAAAGCCTGAAGTAGCAAGAGCCGCACTGGATAATGGCGCAGGCATCATAAATGATATATCAGGCTTGCGTTTTGAAAACGGTAAAATGGCAAAATTAGCAGCGAAATACCGAGTCCCTGTTATAATTATGCATATGCAGGGGATGCCGCGCAACATGCAGAAAAAACCGGTTTATAAGGATGTCATTTGCGATATCAGCGATTTTTTTTCCGAAAGAGTAAGTTTTGCTTTAAATGCAGGGATGAAGACTGATCAGATTATTCTTGATCCTGGAATTGGTTTCGGAAAAACGCTTGAGCATAACATTGAAATATTGAAACGTTTAAGAGAGTTTAAAGTTTTAGGTTATCCTTTATCAATTGGGACTTCAAGGAAGTCTTTTATAGGCAAGATATTAAATATTGAAAATCCATTAGATAGAATTGAAGGGAGTCTTACTACGTCTTTTTGGTCGGCATTAAACGGGGCTAAGATTTTAAGAGTGCATGATGTAAAAGAAACAGTTCGCGCTTTAAAAATTGCTGAGGTGCTGCAATGAATTTTGTAAATATTTTGTGGTCGCAATATCTGGTAAATATCATTGATATTCTTATTGTTACATATATCATTTATCGGATAATACTTCTTTTGAAAGGTACCAGGGCAGTTCAGATATTAATCGGTATTTTAATTCTTCTCGTAATCACTTTTTTTGCGCATGATATTTTTCATTTTAGAACTTTAAGCTGGATGTTGGAAAATTTCTGGCTTGCCGCAGTAGTAATTATTGCGGTAGTCTTTCAGCCCGAAATACGTTATGCTTTGGTTCAGCTTGGCAGCCAGCATTGGACAAAAATAATCAGCATGCCAGAGCCTTCTTACATCAACGAAGTTATTGAGGCGATAAAAGAAATTAGCGAAAGAAAAGGAGGAGCTTTAATTGTTTTTGAAAAGGATGTAGGTTTAAAAGAATATATTGAGACAGGAACTACGGTTAATGCGGCTATTTCAAGGGATTTAATCGTTTCTTTGTTCAATAAAGAGTCTCCTCTGCATGACGGGGCAGTAATTATACGCGACGGCATGCTGGTTGCGGCGGGATGTGTTCTCCCTTTAAGTTCAAGCGAAAGCAAACTTTCAAAAACTTTTGGCACAAGGCATAGCGCGGGTTTGGGCTTAAGCGAAATAACTGATGCCATAGTTATAATAGTTTCTGAAGAGACTGCTAAAGTTTCAGCTGCCGTTAACGGGAAAATTACCGGCAATGTGGATCCGGACCAGCTCAGGCTTAATTTAATGGATTCTTTCTGGAAAACTTCAAGAAAATCTGTTTTTTCAAGAATAGGTCTAAAATGAAAAAATTCAAAGAAAACTGGCAGATCATTTTAATAGCTTTCCTGCTCTCTTTGATGCTGTGGTTTTATGTGAACGGCTATAGAATAGGAATAAAGTGATGCGTTTGTTTGGTACTGACGGAATACGTGGAAAAGCGGGTAAATACCCCCTTGATTCAAAAACAGTAATAAAGCTTGGAATCTTTGCGGCAAAAGTATTAAAAAGAGATCATCTTAAAGCCGTTGTTATTATCGGCCGGGATACCAGGATTTCAGGTAAAAAAATATCCTCGGACTTGAAAAAAGGTTTAATATCTTCAGGTCTAGATGTCTGGGACGTCGGAGTAATACCTACCCCGGGGATTTCCTACCTCGTATCAAAATTTCCTGTTCTTGCCGGAGCAGTTATTTCAGCATCTCATAATCCTTACCAAGATAACGGTATAAAATTCTTTTCTCATAAGGGCACGAAGCTTCCGGATTCTATAGAAAAAAAAATTGAAGATCTTCTTTTGAACAAAACCGATAAATCAGCAAATAAGCCTTTAAGAAAAGGGAAAATCAAAGAGTCACTGCATTTGGTTTCAGATTACGAAAATTTTCTTAAAAAAACTTTACCTAAGAACTTGAATTTATCGGGTTTAAAAATTGTCGTTGATTGCGCAAACGGCGCGACATATAAGTTGGCTCCCAAGATATTTTCTTCGCTGGGAGCCGAATTAAAAATAATAAATTCAACTCCTGACGGGAAAAATATTAACAAAGAAAGCGGTTCTCTTAATCCGGAAAATCTTAGCTTAGAGACCTTAAAACAAAATGCTGATTGCGGAATTGCTTTTGACGGTGACGGAGACAGGGTTATTTTTGTGGACGAGAAAGGAATCGTTCGTGACGGAGATTTCCTTTTGAATATAGCCGCGCAATATTTAAAAGAAAACGGAGGGCTTAAAAATAATACTTTGGTTACAACTGTTATGGCTAATTTAGGGCTGATAAAGGCAATGCAAAAAAAAGATATAAAATTGGAACAGACATCCGTGGGTGACAGGTATGTCTATGAAGAAATGGATAAAAGCGGGGCAAATCTCGGCGGAGAACAATCCGGGCACATAATATTTAAAAACTTTATGCAGACGGGTGACGGGATATTAAGCGCGCTTCAGATTCTTTCTATAATGAAAATTAAAAGCAAGCCGCTCTCAGTTCTTTGTAATAATCTTAAAAAATATCCGCAAGTGCTTCTAAATAGTAAAGTTGAGAAAAAAATTCCGATTGAAAAACTGACTGAAACAAAAAAAACCATAAGAAATGTGGAAGATAAACTAAGGTCTGACGGCCGTGTTTTAGTAAGATATTCAGGTACTGAAAATCTTCTAAGAGTTATGATAGAGGGATTGGATTTAAATATCATAACAGATATGGCGAAGATGATTTTGGATACCGCGAAGAAGGAAATAAGCAAGGCAGTAGGTCCCGCTAAGGCGCGGGGACTCCATTTAAGTAAATTAACGAAGTCGTAGGGATTAGCATAGCCCTGAGCGCCTTGTGGTGAGTGAAATCGAACCAAGTCGAAGGGTAGATAGGAGAAAATTAAAGACGTTATGAAAGTTATAAAGTATAAAAGTTAAAAAGTTCTGTTTTTGAACTTTCTTAACTTTTACACTTATCTCAAAAAAAATGGTAAAACTTGGCGTAAATATTGATCATATTGCAACATTGAGGCAGGCAAGAAAAGAAAACGAGCCGGATGTCCTTAAAGCTGCTTTGTTATGCGAGAAAGCAGGGGCTGAAGCGATCACGGTTCATTTAAGGGAAGACAGGCGCCATATTCAAGATAAAGATGTTTATCTGTTAAAAAAAAATATTAAAACAAGGCTAAATCTTGAGATGTCCGTTGCGCAGGAAATTGTAAAAATTGCTTTAGATGTAAACCCGGACGACGTTTGCATAGTTCCTGAAAAAAGAAATGAGCTTACTACTGAAGGCGGTTTAGACGTCATAAATCAGAAAACTATCTTAAAAGAAATTATTGAAAAGTTAAAAAGATCTGGAATAAGAGTAAGCCTTTTCATTAATCCTGAAATTGAACAAGTAAATGCATCGGCCGAAGTGGGGGCTGATTGCGTTGAACTTCACACTGGGAAATATGCAATATCGTTTAAGAATAAGCTGAAAGATGTTTATTTGTCAGAACTGAAGAGATTAAAAGAAGCGGGAGAAATAGCGTTAAAAAAAGGTTTAATCTTAAATGCCGGGCATGGCCTTGATTACGAAAACGTAAAAGAAATTGCGGAAATAAAAGGAATGAACGAGCTTAATATCGGATTTTCAATTGTTTCAAAAGCAGTTTTTGTCGGTTTGGAAAAAGCCGTCAACGAAATGAAAGATTTAATTAGGGACAATTCCCATATTTTTAATCGTTGAACATTAAGAATCAGATAAAATCAATAATAAAGATATAAGATGCAAATATGGATACAAGGTTTTAAAAAATATGGGAAGTGTCCCTAATTAAAGGAGATGACATGTGCGGAATAGTGGGATATGTTGGTCCAAAATCAGCAGCTGACATAATTGTTGACGGACTGAAACGCCTGGAATACCGTGGTTATGATTCCTCAGGCATTGCCGTTATCTCTAATAAAAAAATGAATCTTTATAGAAGTGTCGGCAAACTTGCGGAATTGGCTAAAATAATTGAAAAAAATAGGCCTCAGGGTAATATAGGTGTTGGCCATACCAGATGGGCTACTCACGGCAAACCGTCAGAAGAAAATGCCCATCCGCATACAGATTGTTTGGGAAAAATTGTTGTTGTTCATAACGGAATAATTGAAAATTATATAGAGCTTAAAAAACAGCTTATTTCTGAAAAACACAAATTTAAGTCAGAAACCGATACTGAAGTTATTGCGCATCTTGTTGAAAAATATTTTGCGGGGGATTTATTTTCAGCGGTCACAAAAGCTCTAAAAGAAGTAAGGGGAGCTTACGCTTTGGGAATAATTGATTCGGATAATCCCGAGCATATAATTGCTGCCCGAAAGGATGCGCCTTTGATAATCGGAGTAGGCAAAGGAGAAAACTTTCTTGCTTCGGATGTCCCCGCTCTTTTGCCTTATACAAGAGAAATGATTTTTTTGGAGGAAGGCGACATAGCTGAATTGCGTTCAAATTCTGTTAAAATATTTGACAAAAACGGGAAAGAAACAAAACGGCCGGTTAAGACGATTACTTGGGACGCTGTTCAGTCGGAAAAAGGCGGATTCAAGCATTTCATGCTGAAAGAGATATTTGAACAGCCCCAAAGCCTGCAGGATACTTTTTTAGGAAGGTTATATCCTGATGAAGGAAGAATTTACCTTGAAGACGTAAAATTGGATAAATCTTTCCTCAGGAATCTTGCAAAAATCTATATAGTTGCCTGCGGTACTTCATACCATGCGGGACTTGTAGGAAAATTTCTTTTTGAGAACCTATGTAATATCCCGGCCGAGGTAGACATAGCTTCAGAATTCAGATACCGGTCACCGGTTTTAGACAGCAGGGCATTGACAATAATAATTACCCAGTCGGGAGAAACTGCAGATACTCTTGCAGCCCTTCGTCTTGCGAAACAGAAAAAAAGCCCGACTTTGGCAATATGTAACGCGGTGGGTTCTACCGCGAGCAGAGAAGCTGATAACATTTTCTATACTCATTGCGGTCCCGAGATCGGCGTGGCTTCAACAAAAGCTTTTACCGGCCAACTCACAGCTCTGTATTTGATTGCTTTATCCTGGGCTAATGAAAAAAAGCTTCTTGTCGGAGAAAACTTTAATAAAACTATTAAAGAATTCTGGGAAATTCCTTTAAGGATGATAGATGTTCTTAAGAAAGCAGAAGAAATTAATGAACTGGCTAAAAAGTTTTTCAATAAAAGAGATTTTCTTTTCTTAGGCAGAAACTTAAATTATCCTATAGCTTTAGAAGGCGCATTGAAACTGAAAGAAATATCGTACATTCATGCGGAGGGATATCCGGCCGGAGAAATGAAGCACGGCCCGATAGCTTTAATAGATGAGCAGATGCCCATAATGGTTATAGCTACTAAAAGCAAAATATATGAAAAAATCCTGGGAAATATTGAAGAGGCAAAGGCGCGCGGCGGAACTGTGATTGCAATTGCAACTGAAGGCGATAAATCAATAAAAGAAAAAACGGATGCTCAGATTTATATGCCTGATGT is a genomic window of Elusimicrobiota bacterium containing:
- the glmS gene encoding glutamine--fructose-6-phosphate transaminase (isomerizing), with amino-acid sequence MCGIVGYVGPKSAADIIVDGLKRLEYRGYDSSGIAVISNKKMNLYRSVGKLAELAKIIEKNRPQGNIGVGHTRWATHGKPSEENAHPHTDCLGKIVVVHNGIIENYIELKKQLISEKHKFKSETDTEVIAHLVEKYFAGDLFSAVTKALKEVRGAYALGIIDSDNPEHIIAARKDAPLIIGVGKGENFLASDVPALLPYTREMIFLEEGDIAELRSNSVKIFDKNGKETKRPVKTITWDAVQSEKGGFKHFMLKEIFEQPQSLQDTFLGRLYPDEGRIYLEDVKLDKSFLRNLAKIYIVACGTSYHAGLVGKFLFENLCNIPAEVDIASEFRYRSPVLDSRALTIIITQSGETADTLAALRLAKQKKSPTLAICNAVGSTASREADNIFYTHCGPEIGVASTKAFTGQLTALYLIALSWANEKKLLVGENFNKTIKEFWEIPLRMIDVLKKAEEINELAKKFFNKRDFLFLGRNLNYPIALEGALKLKEISYIHAEGYPAGEMKHGPIALIDEQMPIMVIATKSKIYEKILGNIEEAKARGGTVIAIATEGDKSIKEKTDAQIYMPDVPELFAPILNVVPMQLFAYYVAVLLNCDVDQPRNLAKSVTVE
- the folE gene encoding GTP cyclohydrolase I FolE; this encodes MDKKKIEKAIKDLLEAVGEDPKREGLKNTPRRVADFYAEALEGMKVNPLDILSIYYEKENHEEIVLIKDISFYSICEHHLLPFFGKINVAYIPKKDRLLGVSKLIRVVDIFAKRFQLQERMSKQIVDSIMKAAQPYGAMVVIEAEHLCMTMRGVKKTGSKMITSAMRGIFLSDPRTRAEALSLLR
- the cdaA gene encoding diadenylate cyclase CdaA, whose translation is MNFVNILWSQYLVNIIDILIVTYIIYRIILLLKGTRAVQILIGILILLVITFFAHDIFHFRTLSWMLENFWLAAVVIIAVVFQPEIRYALVQLGSQHWTKIISMPEPSYINEVIEAIKEISERKGGALIVFEKDVGLKEYIETGTTVNAAISRDLIVSLFNKESPLHDGAVIIRDGMLVAAGCVLPLSSSESKLSKTFGTRHSAGLGLSEITDAIVIIVSEETAKVSAAVNGKITGNVDPDQLRLNLMDSFWKTSRKSVFSRIGLK
- the glmM gene encoding phosphoglucosamine mutase — encoded protein: MRLFGTDGIRGKAGKYPLDSKTVIKLGIFAAKVLKRDHLKAVVIIGRDTRISGKKISSDLKKGLISSGLDVWDVGVIPTPGISYLVSKFPVLAGAVISASHNPYQDNGIKFFSHKGTKLPDSIEKKIEDLLLNKTDKSANKPLRKGKIKESLHLVSDYENFLKKTLPKNLNLSGLKIVVDCANGATYKLAPKIFSSLGAELKIINSTPDGKNINKESGSLNPENLSLETLKQNADCGIAFDGDGDRVIFVDEKGIVRDGDFLLNIAAQYLKENGGLKNNTLVTTVMANLGLIKAMQKKDIKLEQTSVGDRYVYEEMDKSGANLGGEQSGHIIFKNFMQTGDGILSALQILSIMKIKSKPLSVLCNNLKKYPQVLLNSKVEKKIPIEKLTETKKTIRNVEDKLRSDGRVLVRYSGTENLLRVMIEGLDLNIITDMAKMILDTAKKEISKAVGPAKARGLHLSKLTKS
- the folP gene encoding dihydropteroate synthase, producing the protein MDVSIVEIKNVIDASLKIASIGADSYSVPLMAQKAFTTALKLHKIDNRAANLIKQEALSLGAEAAVNQNISRFIKGKSDVLLTANYKQLRALLSKLSVQPFGLNALSEKMGLALSNYEKKEFKFKSGSKIIELGSRPKVMGIVNVTPDSFSDGGLLGSSEEAVEHALHLINEGADIIDIGGESSRPGAIPVQLKIEKERVLPVIKKLAKKTKVPISIDTLKPEVARAALDNGAGIINDISGLRFENGKMAKLAAKYRVPVIIMHMQGMPRNMQKKPVYKDVICDISDFFSERVSFALNAGMKTDQIILDPGIGFGKTLEHNIEILKRLREFKVLGYPLSIGTSRKSFIGKILNIENPLDRIEGSLTTSFWSALNGAKILRVHDVKETVRALKIAEVLQ
- a CDS encoding pyridoxine 5'-phosphate synthase, yielding MVKLGVNIDHIATLRQARKENEPDVLKAALLCEKAGAEAITVHLREDRRHIQDKDVYLLKKNIKTRLNLEMSVAQEIVKIALDVNPDDVCIVPEKRNELTTEGGLDVINQKTILKEIIEKLKRSGIRVSLFINPEIEQVNASAEVGADCVELHTGKYAISFKNKLKDVYLSELKRLKEAGEIALKKGLILNAGHGLDYENVKEIAEIKGMNELNIGFSIVSKAVFVGLEKAVNEMKDLIRDNSHIFNR